In the Maribacter sp. MJ134 genome, one interval contains:
- a CDS encoding type I restriction-modification system subunit M gives MSEEQKQLLQRKLWEIANLLRGKMNPDDYRDYILGFIFFKYLSEKQELYANQLLEGEEVTDFTQVTDPETLEAIREESLIKLGYYLKPEELFAAVASKGSSKVEGESTYILDDLQEILRHIEQSTMDSESQDDFEALFEDLDLTSTKLGRTVGARNEIIVKIINALDEIDFRLEDIESDVLGDAYEFLIGKFAAGAGKTAGEFYTPQQVSTILAKIVTTGKTKVKSVYDPTCGSGSLLLRVAKEADVSEFYGQELNRTTYNLARMNMILHDVHYRQFDIRQENTLEEPQHLEYRFEAIVANPPFSAHWKGNKNPLNSTDERFSQFGKLAPNTKADYAFVTHMYYQLADNGTMACVLPHGVLYRGAAEHVIRKYLIEELNALDAVIGLPANIFYGTSIPTCILVLKKCREANDTIMFIDASGEDHYEKVKNQNELREQDVMEIVETYRNRTEKDKYSNVVTIQEIRDNDYNLNMPRYVDTFEDEVIIDLDAVTERLKNIDEQLAEVDKEIAGYCAALNIATPF, from the coding sequence ATGTCAGAAGAACAAAAACAACTCCTACAGCGTAAACTCTGGGAAATAGCAAACCTCCTAAGAGGTAAAATGAACCCAGATGATTACCGTGATTACATTTTGGGATTCATATTTTTTAAGTATCTATCTGAAAAACAGGAGCTTTACGCTAACCAACTACTTGAAGGTGAGGAAGTTACTGATTTCACACAAGTAACTGACCCTGAAACACTTGAGGCAATCCGTGAAGAGTCGCTTATCAAATTAGGGTACTACCTCAAACCTGAAGAATTATTTGCAGCGGTAGCTAGCAAAGGAAGCTCAAAGGTAGAAGGAGAAAGTACGTATATTCTGGATGACCTTCAGGAAATCCTAAGACATATAGAGCAAAGCACGATGGACAGCGAGTCTCAAGATGATTTTGAGGCATTGTTTGAAGACTTAGACCTAACCTCAACAAAGCTAGGGCGTACCGTAGGAGCAAGAAACGAGATTATCGTAAAGATTATCAATGCACTAGATGAAATCGATTTTAGATTAGAAGATATTGAGAGTGACGTACTAGGAGATGCGTATGAGTTTCTAATTGGTAAATTTGCAGCTGGAGCTGGTAAAACCGCAGGAGAATTTTACACACCTCAACAGGTGTCTACTATACTAGCCAAAATTGTTACTACAGGAAAAACCAAAGTAAAATCAGTATATGACCCAACCTGTGGCTCGGGTTCGTTGTTATTACGTGTAGCCAAAGAAGCAGACGTAAGTGAGTTCTACGGTCAGGAATTAAACCGTACCACCTACAACCTCGCACGTATGAATATGATACTGCACGATGTGCATTACCGTCAGTTCGATATACGTCAGGAAAACACATTAGAAGAACCTCAGCATTTAGAGTACCGTTTTGAGGCGATTGTTGCAAATCCACCATTTTCAGCACATTGGAAAGGGAACAAAAATCCGCTCAACAGTACAGACGAGCGTTTCAGTCAATTCGGGAAGCTAGCACCTAACACAAAGGCAGATTATGCATTTGTAACCCATATGTATTACCAGCTAGCAGATAATGGCACAATGGCGTGTGTATTGCCTCACGGTGTCCTGTATCGTGGCGCAGCAGAACACGTAATACGCAAGTACCTCATCGAGGAGTTGAACGCACTAGACGCCGTTATAGGCTTGCCAGCAAATATCTTTTACGGTACATCCATTCCTACCTGTATTCTGGTACTCAAAAAATGCCGTGAGGCAAATGATACCATAATGTTTATTGATGCCAGTGGTGAAGACCACTACGAGAAGGTAAAGAACCAAAACGAACTGCGAGAGCAGGACGTTATGGAAATTGTAGAAACCTACCGCAACAGAACCGAGAAGGACAAATACAGTAACGTAGTCACCATCCAAGAAATACGTGATAACGATTACAACCTCAATATGCCTCGTTATGTAGATACGTTTGAAGATGAGGTTATCATTGACCTCGATGCGGTGACCGAAAGACTCAAAAATATAGATGAACAACTAGCCGAAGTAGATAAAGAGATTGCAGGCTATTGTGCAGCATTAAACATCGCAACGCCTTTTTAG
- a CDS encoding nucleotidyl transferase AbiEii/AbiGii toxin family protein: MSISNPTYKDYSFANHGEVYQILEKVFTSHNIKYYLIGANARDVQLYKAGLKPARNTADIDFAIMVPDFEKYDILFNELCSRGFKKTNESYRLIYNKTDTILDLLPYGEIEQDYTVNFDARDISLSVLGFKEVGEQAEEITIKEAGFSLPTSPVVGLIILKLVSWNDKKDRIKDLEDISLLLNSGWEFYEAEAYENHLDLFDDDFEMTTAAARIIGRKMKPILASNAKLQQTIMNILEEAIQEKPKANLTEVTLALNMKKSLQEVQRILSEIKKGITESSTN; encoded by the coding sequence ATGAGTATATCAAACCCAACTTATAAAGATTATTCATTTGCCAACCATGGTGAAGTATATCAGATATTGGAAAAAGTATTCACTTCGCATAATATCAAATACTACTTAATTGGTGCGAATGCTAGAGATGTGCAACTTTATAAAGCAGGTCTTAAACCTGCTCGAAACACCGCTGATATTGATTTTGCAATTATGGTACCTGATTTTGAAAAATATGACATTTTGTTCAATGAACTATGTAGCAGAGGATTCAAAAAAACAAACGAAAGCTACCGACTTATATATAATAAAACAGATACCATTCTCGACCTCCTACCCTATGGAGAAATCGAACAAGACTATACCGTCAATTTTGATGCGCGTGATATTTCATTATCAGTTCTTGGTTTTAAAGAAGTTGGCGAACAAGCGGAAGAAATAACTATCAAAGAAGCTGGTTTTTCATTACCCACTTCACCTGTAGTAGGGTTGATCATTCTTAAACTGGTTTCTTGGAATGATAAAAAAGATAGAATCAAAGATTTAGAGGATATCTCATTACTCCTTAACTCCGGATGGGAATTCTATGAAGCCGAAGCCTACGAAAATCACTTAGACCTTTTTGATGATGATTTTGAAATGACAACTGCGGCTGCCAGAATCATTGGTAGAAAGATGAAACCCATTCTAGCATCAAATGCAAAATTACAACAAACCATCATGAACATCTTGGAAGAGGCTATACAAGAAAAACCAAAAGCAAATTTGACTGAAGTTACGCTAGCCCTGAATATGAAGAAATCTTTGCAAGAAGTGCAGAGGATTTTGAGTGAAATTAAAAAAGGAATTACTGAAAGTTCAACCAATTAA
- a CDS encoding helix-turn-helix domain-containing protein — MEDWSRDNPIAEFTRQRRRELKLTQVELSDITGVGLRFIRELEQGKPSLMMNKVNELLLFFGHTLTPIELSREQRLKLIED, encoded by the coding sequence ATGGAAGATTGGAGTAGAGATAACCCAATAGCTGAATTTACCCGACAGCGAAGAAGAGAACTTAAGCTCACGCAAGTTGAACTTTCAGATATTACCGGAGTCGGACTTCGATTTATTCGTGAATTAGAGCAGGGAAAACCTAGTTTAATGATGAATAAGGTTAACGAACTGCTTCTGTTTTTTGGTCATACGCTTACCCCCATAGAGCTCTCTAGAGAGCAGCGTTTGAAATTGATAGAAGATTAA
- a CDS encoding type I restriction endonuclease subunit R has translation MTTQPEQILENNLVTQLVALGYKKVEIIDEVSMLSNLKTQLEKHNKVTLSEQDFKQVLNYINKGSIFDRAKILRDRVPYVNDKGENKTIELINQIHWCRNQYQVTQQVTIEGKYKNRYDVTILINGLPLVQIELKRRGLELKEAFNQINRYERHSFGAGAGLFQFIQLFVISNGVNTKYYANSPIKARSFKQTFYWTDTKNKLITQLADFSEIFLEPCHVSKMICKYVVMNESGRYLMVLRPYQFYAVEAIIDTVKTTTKNGYIWHTTGSGKTLTSFKTSQILTQMPQVHKVVFVVDRKDLDYQTTKEFNSFSKGSIDGTNDTSTLVKQLTGDAKLIVTTIQKLNTAVTKSRHIKKMESLRDKRVIFIFDECHRSQFGKTHEAIKGFFENSQMFGFTGTPIFEDNAGKNEYGKRTTAMLFNKDLHKYVITDAIRDENVLKFSVEYIQTFKKKDGIQDIEVEAIDEKEVMEAPERLDAISNYIIANHNRKTHSREFTAIFCVSNVDTLIKYYNLFQQKKEAGEHNLRIATIFSYNANEDDKEAVGDTWTDDEFAMAAEPEASYGTAEKNQHTREHLEGFIGDYNKMFATNYSTKDSQSFYNYYNDIAKRVKHKQVDILLVVNMFLTGFDSKSLNTIYVDKNLRYHGLIQAYSRTNRILNELKSQGNIVAFRNLKERTDEAISLFSNINAKDEIIMQPYEEYVEKMNAAFIALLQIAPTVNSVNNLKDEEEELAFAKAFRELMRLKNILSTFTEFTFDDLSVNEQTFEDYKSKYLDLYDKVKSHDAKEKVSILQDIDFELELIHRDEINVAYILKLLAKLKDATPEEKEQQEKAIYDIIAGDTRLRSKRELIEKFINQHLPLIEDSEDIGDEFANFISIEKMRAIKDLSDKEDLDATKLEKVIGDYLFTEKKPLRDDIVDLMNKRPSLKERKAKSERVTAKILKFVETFINGISRP, from the coding sequence ATGACAACACAACCAGAACAAATATTAGAAAATAACTTAGTTACACAACTAGTTGCATTAGGTTATAAAAAGGTCGAGATAATTGATGAGGTTTCTATGTTGTCCAATTTAAAAACGCAACTAGAGAAGCATAATAAGGTCACTTTATCCGAGCAGGATTTTAAGCAAGTACTTAATTACATCAACAAAGGGTCAATTTTTGACCGTGCAAAAATTCTACGTGACCGTGTACCCTATGTAAACGATAAAGGTGAGAATAAAACCATAGAACTCATCAACCAGATACATTGGTGTAGAAACCAATATCAAGTCACACAGCAAGTCACCATAGAAGGGAAATACAAAAACCGTTACGATGTTACAATTCTCATAAATGGTTTACCGTTAGTGCAAATAGAGTTAAAACGTAGAGGTTTAGAACTAAAAGAAGCTTTTAACCAAATTAACCGCTACGAGCGTCACAGTTTTGGAGCTGGAGCTGGTTTGTTTCAGTTTATACAGTTATTCGTAATCAGTAACGGAGTCAACACAAAGTACTACGCAAACAGTCCTATAAAAGCGCGTTCGTTCAAGCAAACCTTTTACTGGACAGATACCAAGAATAAGCTCATCACACAGCTCGCAGACTTTTCTGAGATATTCCTAGAGCCGTGTCACGTATCAAAAATGATATGTAAATATGTTGTGATGAATGAGTCAGGACGTTACCTAATGGTATTACGTCCGTATCAGTTTTACGCAGTAGAAGCTATTATTGATACCGTAAAGACCACAACTAAAAACGGTTACATTTGGCATACCACAGGTTCAGGCAAAACCCTGACATCGTTTAAAACCAGTCAGATACTTACACAAATGCCACAAGTACACAAGGTGGTTTTTGTAGTTGATAGGAAGGATTTAGATTATCAGACTACCAAAGAGTTTAATAGTTTCAGTAAAGGCAGCATTGACGGTACAAATGATACCTCAACATTGGTAAAGCAATTAACTGGAGATGCGAAGTTGATAGTAACTACGATACAGAAGCTTAATACCGCAGTCACCAAGTCACGCCATATTAAGAAAATGGAATCGCTTAGGGATAAACGAGTTATATTCATTTTTGATGAGTGTCACCGTTCGCAATTTGGTAAAACACACGAAGCGATTAAAGGATTTTTCGAGAATAGTCAGATGTTTGGCTTTACAGGTACACCAATTTTTGAAGATAACGCTGGAAAGAATGAATACGGTAAACGTACCACTGCAATGCTATTCAATAAAGACTTGCACAAGTATGTAATCACCGATGCAATACGTGACGAGAACGTACTAAAGTTCTCAGTAGAGTATATCCAGACGTTTAAAAAGAAAGACGGTATTCAGGATATCGAGGTAGAAGCGATTGATGAGAAGGAAGTAATGGAAGCACCTGAACGTTTGGATGCTATTTCTAACTACATCATAGCAAACCACAACAGGAAAACACACAGCCGAGAGTTCACAGCAATATTTTGTGTGAGTAACGTTGATACCCTAATCAAATATTACAACCTGTTCCAACAGAAAAAGGAAGCAGGAGAACACAATCTACGCATAGCAACCATATTTTCATACAACGCTAATGAGGACGATAAAGAAGCTGTAGGTGACACGTGGACAGATGATGAGTTTGCGATGGCAGCAGAACCAGAAGCAAGCTATGGAACAGCGGAGAAGAACCAGCACACCAGAGAACATTTAGAAGGTTTTATTGGTGACTACAATAAAATGTTTGCCACAAATTACAGTACTAAAGACTCGCAGTCATTTTACAATTACTACAATGACATTGCAAAACGAGTAAAACACAAACAAGTAGATATTTTACTTGTGGTGAATATGTTTTTGACTGGTTTTGATAGCAAGTCGCTAAATACCATTTACGTTGATAAGAATTTACGTTATCACGGTCTAATACAAGCCTATTCCAGAACAAACCGAATTCTGAACGAATTAAAATCACAAGGCAATATCGTAGCGTTTAGAAATTTAAAAGAACGTACCGATGAAGCAATAAGCCTATTCTCGAATATAAATGCTAAGGACGAAATCATAATGCAACCGTACGAAGAGTACGTTGAGAAGATGAACGCAGCTTTTATCGCATTACTGCAAATAGCACCAACGGTTAACAGCGTAAACAATCTGAAGGATGAAGAAGAAGAGCTAGCTTTTGCGAAAGCATTTAGAGAGCTAATGCGTTTAAAAAATATTCTTAGCACGTTTACAGAGTTCACGTTTGATGACCTTAGTGTAAATGAGCAAACTTTTGAAGATTACAAAAGCAAGTATCTCGATTTATACGATAAGGTCAAGAGTCACGATGCAAAAGAAAAAGTATCAATACTTCAGGATATAGATTTTGAGCTGGAATTGATACATCGTGACGAGATTAACGTTGCATATATTTTAAAGCTACTAGCAAAACTGAAAGATGCGACACCAGAAGAAAAAGAACAGCAGGAAAAAGCTATCTACGATATCATTGCTGGAGATACGAGATTGCGTAGTAAGCGAGAATTGATTGAGAAGTTTATCAATCAGCATTTACCATTAATTGAAGATTCTGAAGATATCGGTGATGAGTTTGCAAATTTCATCAGTATCGAAAAGATGAGAGCCATAAAAGACCTCAGCGATAAAGAAGACTTAGATGCTACCAAACTGGAGAAAGTAATCGGTGACTATCTATTTACAGAAAAGAAGCCACTACGTGATGATATTGTCGATTTAATGAACAAAAGACCAAGTTTGAAGGAACGAAAAGCAAAATCAGAAAGAGTAACAGCAAAAATCTTAAAGTTCGTTGAAACCTTTATTAATGGCATTTCAAGACCTTAA
- a CDS encoding restriction endonuclease subunit S: MSKQLTPELRFPEFDGDWTTKSLGNPEVATFFKGKGISKNDIVEDGETPCIRYGELYTEYNEVIDEVKSSTDVPEDELVLSEEFDVIIPASGETVIDIATASCVLKSDIALGGDLNIIRPNTLNGVFLAYYLNNAKKRNIARLAQGISVIHLYKNHLKSLSLNIPEPDEQQKIANFLKAIDKRIKLLKTKKEALEDYKTSIMQKLFSQEIRFKQEDGRDFPEWEELTFSDLVKINQGLQIPISERYTEHIPNSYFYITNEFLKDTNDKNYYIKEPPQSVICSREDVLMTRTGNTGMVVTNVEGVFHNNFFKIDYNESLNKDFLVYFLNSFNTQKRIKRLAGTSTIPDLNHSDFYKIEINLPVFEEQAKISRFLIKIDSRIEILIDNIFDLKAFKDSLLQKMFV; the protein is encoded by the coding sequence ATGTCAAAACAACTAACGCCAGAGCTGCGTTTTCCAGAGTTTGATGGGGATTGGACTACTAAAAGTTTAGGAAATCCAGAGGTTGCTACATTTTTTAAAGGGAAAGGAATTTCTAAAAATGATATTGTAGAAGATGGTGAAACGCCCTGTATAAGATATGGCGAACTTTATACCGAGTATAACGAGGTTATTGATGAGGTTAAGTCAAGTACAGACGTTCCAGAAGATGAACTTGTTCTAAGTGAAGAGTTTGATGTTATTATTCCAGCATCGGGTGAAACGGTTATTGATATAGCAACTGCATCTTGTGTCTTAAAATCCGATATCGCATTAGGTGGTGACCTAAATATCATTAGACCTAATACATTAAATGGAGTATTCTTAGCATATTACCTCAACAATGCTAAAAAGAGAAATATAGCACGGTTAGCACAAGGTATATCTGTAATTCACTTGTACAAGAACCATTTAAAAAGTCTAAGCCTAAATATTCCTGAACCAGACGAACAACAAAAAATAGCCAATTTCCTTAAAGCTATAGATAAGCGCATAAAGTTACTCAAAACCAAAAAAGAAGCTTTAGAAGATTACAAAACCAGCATAATGCAAAAGCTATTTTCACAAGAAATACGCTTTAAGCAAGAGGATGGTAGGGACTTTCCTGAGTGGGAAGAACTAACGTTTAGTGATTTGGTGAAAATCAATCAGGGATTACAAATACCAATAAGTGAAAGGTATACAGAACATATCCCAAATTCATATTTCTATATTACTAATGAATTTTTAAAGGATACTAATGACAAAAATTATTACATAAAAGAACCTCCACAATCTGTTATTTGCTCAAGGGAAGATGTATTAATGACAAGAACAGGGAATACAGGAATGGTGGTAACAAATGTTGAAGGAGTATTTCACAACAATTTTTTTAAAATTGACTACAATGAATCTCTAAATAAAGATTTCTTGGTTTACTTTTTAAACTCTTTTAATACACAAAAAAGAATTAAAAGGTTAGCAGGAACCTCAACAATACCAGACTTAAATCATTCTGATTTTTATAAAATTGAAATAAATCTGCCTGTTTTTGAGGAGCAAGCCAAAATATCAAGGTTCTTGATTAAAATAGATTCACGCATTGAAATTCTTATCGATAACATCTTTGACCTGAAAGCTTTTAAGGATTCTTTACTTCAAAAAATGTTTGTTTAG
- a CDS encoding type IV toxin-antitoxin system AbiEi family antitoxin, whose protein sequence is MLSTIYLNEFFDELDFATEVRYVNLDVKSEEKIYTINGESVFVEFKNEVRPHNISLFEKTRSKELPVLVASKYITPKAKEALKARNINYIDSFGNAFLNLDNLKLYIEKNNGKPVHNQYSDVFTQSGGQILFHLLQNPELINATYRHLAEISKVSLGSVSKMINGLLDEDFAVKWDNEKKYQLVRMEELLEKWIDVLNQKILPVYKLGKYSFSKNRFEIKENSPEFETRWGGESGAAMLTNYLKPEKYTLFTNRPKQDLIKNYRLLPQEDGEISVYHPFWKLGSCDHDYEDSNVVAHPLLIYAELIYSGNDRNIETAKIIFDEYIKPNL, encoded by the coding sequence ATGCTAAGCACTATTTACCTAAATGAATTTTTTGATGAGTTAGACTTTGCAACAGAAGTACGCTATGTAAATCTAGATGTCAAATCAGAGGAAAAAATTTATACCATAAATGGTGAAAGCGTTTTTGTAGAGTTTAAAAACGAAGTACGCCCACATAATATTTCTCTTTTTGAAAAAACTAGAAGTAAAGAGCTTCCCGTTTTGGTTGCATCTAAATACATTACTCCAAAAGCAAAGGAAGCACTGAAAGCAAGAAACATCAATTACATTGATAGTTTCGGGAACGCTTTTTTAAATCTTGATAATCTTAAACTATATATAGAGAAAAATAACGGCAAACCAGTACACAATCAATATTCAGATGTTTTCACTCAGTCAGGCGGACAAATATTATTTCACCTGCTCCAAAATCCTGAATTAATAAATGCAACTTATCGTCATTTGGCAGAAATAAGTAAAGTTTCATTAGGTAGTGTTAGTAAAATGATAAATGGTCTTTTGGATGAAGATTTTGCGGTAAAATGGGATAACGAAAAAAAGTATCAATTGGTTCGTATGGAAGAACTGCTAGAAAAATGGATTGATGTATTAAATCAAAAAATACTGCCAGTTTACAAATTAGGGAAGTACAGTTTTTCGAAAAACAGATTTGAAATTAAAGAAAACAGTCCTGAATTTGAAACCCGATGGGGAGGTGAATCAGGCGCGGCAATGTTGACCAATTACTTAAAACCAGAAAAGTATACACTGTTCACGAATCGCCCCAAACAAGACTTAATTAAGAATTACAGATTATTACCCCAAGAAGATGGCGAGATTAGTGTTTATCATCCCTTTTGGAAACTAGGGTCATGCGATCATGATTATGAAGACAGCAATGTAGTCGCCCACCCTCTTTTAATATATGCCGAACTCATTTACAGCGGCAACGATAGAAACATAGAAACCGCTAAAATAATCTTTGATGAGTATATCAAACCCAACTTATAA